GTCCATCTTCATTCGCAAACAGACAATCACATTCATTGTCGTTTacaacaagtaaacaaaaaagcCCTAGAAAACAAAGATGGGTGGCGTTACACACCTCATCGTCTTCGTCTCCATGTTTGCCGCCATAGCTCTGATGTCAGAAGCCCAGTACCTTCTTGCCGTCACCAAAGACGAACCCTCCAAACAATATTACACCACTGTCTACATCGGATCCGCCGCAATGACGTCTCCCGTTAACCTCCTCCTCGATCTTGGAACCAACCTAACGTGGCTCAACTGCCGCAAAATCAAATCTTTATCATCACTTCGCGTCGTCACTTGCAAGAGCTCCACCTGCAAATCAATCCCCGGCAATGGCTGCGACAGAAACACCTGTCTTTACAGGCAACCAAGGCCTCTCGGTAAAAACACCGTAGTGACCACCGGCCGTGTAGTTCAAGACAACGCTACCATCTTCACTACAGAAGGCGAACAACCAGTCCACATAGCCCCTTCTCGCCGCTTCACATTCTCCTGCGCCGTCGAGAAATACCTCCAAGGCATGGCCCCTCCCATCGCTGGAGTTCTTGCTCTTTCTCCGGGAGAGTTTCCGTTCTGGAGACAGATGACGTCAGCGTATAACATCATCCCGAAGTTTTCTCTCTGCTTGCCTTCTTCCCGCTACGGGTACCTCTTTATGGGCACCCCGTCGCTGGGTGGGAAAAAAACCGTTCCGATGACTTTGACGCCGTTGAAAATTGACTCGGGAAAATATCTAATCTCCGTTACGTCCATCTACGTTGACAGAGCTCCTTTAACGTTGGACCCAAGTTTGCTCGAGGGCGGAGCCCAGCTCAGTACAGTGGTTCCATACACCGTACTTCAAACCGATATCTACAATGCTCTTGCTCAAGCTTTTACGCTTAAAGCAACGGTATTATATGacaactatttttttatctaatgaactgataaatttgatttttgatattCGATTTCAAATACTCCTTCCTTCCGGTTTTTAATActtgaggtttttttttgtcagctaaTACTTAACGTTAGAGTTAATTTttgttcaaatattttcaattttatttctcaaaaaaaaactcaaaaaaaattcagtgtaaaatttattaaactttgaTAAATACCATTGGATATCACTAAAacgtttttatcataaatagttaagatttaaaaattttaaataataattctaaaaatgttttcaaaaacgaattttaaatttcaaaaaaaaaaaaaaaaatcaaaaatattttttggaaaacaacaaattatatttttaatgtttattttttatataatatttgtttatatttttatatctactGTCATTTAccctatttaataaaaaaaaatttggtcattttcttacTTGTGTGATATAATGatcaaaaaacatttttggATCTTTCGGTAATTCGCCCATTAAATTTCATCGTTAGtatttttgctttttattttgttatttgggAGGTTAGAGTTAGGTGAATTGTTAATGATAtgcttttgtttataaaatatatgaaactaAAAGTTTTCTTAATCTATATACCCAATCTTAAATCTTCGTGTAAGATTTATGTATATTAAGTCTACTAATCTCATCTTTGTTTGGGTTTTAACTTTGTTTTCACAGAATATAGGAATGACTGAGACCCCAGAACATGCGCCATTTAAATACTGTTTTGAAGAAGGCGCTTCAGGAAAGAACATAGATGTGTCTGTGATGGAGATTGGGCTGCCAGGGAATGGAAAGGAGGTGAAGTGGAGGTTTCAAGGTGCGAATATGGTGGAAAGAGTGTCAGAGACGGTGATTTGTTTGGCGTTTGTCGACGGAGGAAAGAAACCTAATGAGTCCATGGTCATTGGGACACATCAGCTTCAAGACTATTTGATCGAATTCGATTTAAGCACCACACAAATGGCTTTTAGTGACCCACTCATATTCCATAACACTAACTGTTCCACGTAGCCTTACAAGAAATAAAAGCAATCACACATGACACCAAGAAATCATCTTTGCCATTTCAGCTTTTACTTGTGTTCCAAtcaaaaatttgaataaaactatccacattttcttttaaatgtatCGTTTGTTATAAGTTAATATTCGCCCAATGTTTAAGAATTTCgtacatttattaataattgtgaaacttgcaaaaaaaaaaattgttgtttttacaaaatttagatatattaataattttattttattattttccatCTTTTTTATTATCTACTTACTACTCTATTTAAACCTCAGTCATATATATACACCATCTATCTGATTTTATTGTTTATCTCAAGTGTACGGAAAAAATATCAGACTAATATCTAAATCGAAGTATAATTCATAGATAAACTCTCGCTTTAAACATTCAAATGAAACCTGTAGatgtttgatgtcaaaaaaaaaaacattcaaatgaagCCTAAAacatgatttcatatctatatgGCCACAAAATAATATGTGACGAGATATTTTCGAACTCAAATTGCTGAACTCCCAAAAGTTCGTCTACCACTTCGTAATTATCTATCTGATCttatttaaactaaataatCTAAAACTGGATAGTAAAAGTTTCTATAATAGTTTTCATGGGAAATAACAAAAGTAGAAAACTTCTAAAGAAATATACGCAAGGTCCTAACTTTGCTAAGATACCAAGGATCACTCCATCACGTGAATGGTAGAGCACTTCATTGCTATAAAATACATTATCAGGAAAGTAAATTTATACAACACTGGCTTCTTTGATCAAACTTGTTCCACTCTTTATCATCTTAACCCTACAGACTTCCCTAGTGACCggggtgaaaaaaaaaatcccaccGTTTTTGCTTCCGTTAATCAAAGACAAAGCCACCAGTCTCTACTACACAATCCTTTGACCTCGTAAACAACAGACACTCTCCTCTCACTCATTTCATAGCCTTGTCTTAGATCTCCGTGGCGGATCAGCCATTCTCGTTTGAAAAATCTCTTCTCatttctcttcattttttttttcagattaatCATTGAAAATTTCCAACAGAAATGTTCTAAATCAGCGAGtgaatcattaattaaaatcaaGCATGCGTAAGAAAGTGTTTAACTATTACACAACTTACACGAGATATATAGAtttgaaaaacatataatttctaGGGCTTCCACGAGATCTAGAAAAAGATTACATTATGTGCAATTGTGAACCATGTGGTCTACGTATAATTCATCGCGTATATAGATGCATTATGTATTTTAATCACTACTATCTCGACAGGGAATCTCATATGGATGCCTTCAAATGTTTTTTGGCATTTCTATGTATGTTGACAATAATCTAATATTTTCTACTATCTTGACAGAGAAACCCctctatattaaaaaaaatattacaatatttgaaatatccacatgtcatcaccgcaatgattcttaaaattttagttaaataggttagttcatctaaatatataataagtttgttattaaattaatcataaattaattatcAATGTTCTCTACAGTGGCGGATCTAGAAATATTTTTGAGTGGGGGCAAATACtgctttttatatattaatttttaattaatttaatatcaatatatgatttacaaaaagatatataagaccataataattataatgaaaGTTAATTgagcaatattttgtattttaaataacagtaactcaatactccctctgtttcgtTAAGATagaagttttagaaaaaaaaaattatttcacaaagatagattttttatattttttattcaaaaattacaaattttaataaaattaattgaaaattaattgaaaattattGGTTAAAAAGTATTGgaatttgataatttttaaaaacaatgcatgattaatgtgttttcttaatatgtctaaaaacaccaaaatatatatctttaagaAACTGAGGGAGTATAAAgctaaaacaattaataaatggCAAGTAGATCATGTAATTATTTTAGAGAAGAGAACGGAAATTGGTGTGTTTCCATActgtaaaacaaaattatgcaaaacaaagaaacagaaaaaaccttggaaaaattgccaaaagagaacaaaaaaatcaGGTTGTTGTCCTTTTggtataaaactaattttgtccattttttctcctttttaccctttgtatttctgaaaactaatgaaataaataattttgtgaatgaaaaaaattattaaaaatataaacaattaataaacaTCCATTTACACAAgttggtaattttttttgttcaaaaacttggtaaataagatttttaaaatacgtTCTATTAAAAGTAGAATGCGTCTTCTATGAAAAATGGTATAGTAGAAAACGATTTCTAAAATAAACACGTTCATCTACTTCTTTTAGAACGCTCATTTTACTATTtactaaatttctaaaaaagagGAATGCACATTCTACTAAAATGTATCCACTTTCCTTCCGAATGCATCTTCTACTTTTATAAAGTATTCTAAATTTTGAGGAATGTATTTTCTACAATGTACTCTTATGTCTACTCAAAATAGAAAGTGTATTCACAATTTTTATCATTCTTCTAAACTTTTAGAAGTCaccttctacggataagaatacCTGATTTTTTgcgaaaattaatgaaatttcagttaaggaaatattctaaaaatctcCTAGaaatattctaacttcctaaAACGTGTTATGGTCGATTTTacttgaaaaaattaaataaaaaaacgattatcccttctcttcttcatcaatctatgattttttcatagtttttcttttgattcttctCACAAACTCTTGTTCTCTAAGATGCATATCtatatctcttttcttttcgaTTGCCtttcaactgttttttttttccttttctctattaacttttttttttaaattcaaattaacttttaaattatgtttaattagattaaatataagGTTAGTTTTGGGATTATGAGAAAAATTATACTATTGAGACAACTTTATgttggttttataccaaaaggacaacaaccttatttttttgttctcttttagcAATTTACCCAAAACCCTTTGAATAAATGACAATGATTTGTCTGTTGGGAATTAAATCGCGCGGCTTATGAATATACGGAAATAAAAGATGTGATTCCATgctgaaaaatatttaatagagtaaaaacaaaaacaaatatgcattaaaaaaaggCTTCGAACCGGATACAAGAGGGGCATATGCTTAGATGGAGTGGGGGCAAAAACAGATGAGACAAACGTTCACTCTGAAATTTGGTCACGCTAAGatctatttattataatttagtGGGGGCAACTGCCCTCTCTCTCTGTTCAACACGTGCATTCGCCCAtggttttctattatttttttaaataaaaattacggaacTAACTAATATaactcaaatatatattttttgtttctaaataagtgtcactttgactttttcacaaagattaaaaaagtgaaagaaatgtaatcaggtttctattaattatacatgtttgatcaataaaatttgagataaataaaataatttataagatcaATGCACCTTACAATTAATTTAAGCtgaaagtaaataaaatttacattatAATTCTAAAGTGACACTTTTTttgtaataagaaaaaaaaaagttagaatgacttttttctcctcctttttttacatactttttatttatttcatttcttataaaCTCATTTAGAAACGGTCAGTCCTGTTTATTTTCTTGTAAAAGCATGTTGTAGGATTTGGAGCTTAACAAGAGGTATAGATAGATATAGCTTAATACTCTATAATGACTTAGGTGTCAAGAGTTATCTAGATGagtgatatatggtgtttttggcaccattgtttatatgctttttaattggttttcaatGTTTTATCGAGTTAGTCCAGTATTTTTAGAGTCATTTCAGGTCTGGAGTGGACTAAAGAACTAAAGGAAGAATCGTGAAGAAAGGAACAAGAATTGGAGACTTTCTCCGAAGAACAATCAAGCGGAGCAGTCTAACGGTTGATCCCACAAGGAGCAGCCAGACGATTGTTCCCGACAtttatggaagtttccatatccTTCAAAGCTCTTCCCTAATCACTGATTACCTACTCTGAAGTCTaaggcgcctccatataaaagcCGTCtctatctttattttctttttacgcTAGTTTTTGCAAGATACCTAGACTTATTCTTGGATAATTGATATTTTAAGGGAGACGTCTCCTCTTCTTGAAAGAGAAGTTCATCCTGAACCCTATTGATTTATCTTGgatttatatgcagtattattcagttaTCATGTCTTGTTCATCTTGCGTTATGACTGAGTAGTCGGCTAGCTTGTCTAGGGTTCTAAGGTGTTGATCGCTAAGCTAAACATAAATAAGCTATTATATTGTGTCTTTGTTCATCTTTGTTCTTAATGCTAGCTATAATCTGATCACTTGTTGCTAGATTTTATCTATTCATTAACCGTGTAGGAGATCACTTGATATTGAATGAATGAGCCGCGCATCTCtagtcagcgaaagtagatactaGAGTGCTCGGTGAgcctatcggacttgatctctattgcttgcAGTCGACCCTTGATCTAAACGAAAGTTTAGGTGTCAAAGTCGAATCGCAAATGGAACAACACCACGACAATGGGCTGTTCTAATTGAGTGATCCGTGTTCTAGATTATACTTCAAAGCGCTTGAATAAATGTTTGGCTAAGCATTGACACCCGATGAAAAACCCTAGATTGACTTCTCTTTAATATCGAATTTATTCTTTGCAACTGTTTACTTGCTTGCACGTACCACCTAAATCAAACTCTACTTTTAGTTTTAGCTAAATTGAAAACCTATAAAAATAAAGTGTAGATTAGTCCTCTAGATTGAATCTTAAATACAACTACCATTCTTAACTTGACGGTTAAAAAGGTTCAGTTTTAGTGCATCAATGAGCAATGAGTTAATTAATGTTGCAGGCATTGCCATGAACCAATGAAGTTTAGACATAACGTGTGAATATGTGATGGTTATTATTTACTCGAGTTGTATGTATTTGTTTATATCAACTTCAGTACTTCAGGATCCAGcaagaatttatcatatattagGATCTAGCATAAGAAGTCAGCTAACTTCTTcgaaaaaatataagaaaataataagtagCCACCACGTGAATTATATTGATGCTTGAGCGGCTCTACAGACATTTCTACAACTgagactctctctcctctcttttaGAGAAAGGATTTCCTCTCTTTTTTCCTTGTTCCTAAACTTTATCTTTCACAAGGAGTAGAGTCAAGAGAGTTTATCTGATCGGTTTTTGTCTCCGGCGACGCACCTTTTCCTTCGGTGGTCGGCCGGCTCTGTCTCCGACGTCACATCGTAACTCTCGATGGTCGTCCGGCTTTTGGCTCCGGCGTCTTTGCCTTCTTCTCTGGCGATGGCGGCTGGCTTTTGACTCCGCGTCACACCTCCGTCTGGTGTTGTCGGCGGCTCTCCTCCGGGTCTTTTCCCGGTTTGATGTATCTCCGCTTTTGTAATCCCCTGTCTCAATCAACTCTTTTTCTTCACTTTTCGACTGCTCTTTCCTTCCCCGTGTTGGGTTGATTCATCTTCAGGCTTATTTGTATCATTAAAGATGATGggctttatttaaggaaagtcgAAAGGTTTTAGATCGATTGAAGATGATTGTATTCTCTTGATGAAGCGTAGATCTGGTGGACGTTTTTGGGTTTCAACGTAGATCGCTCGGTTTGAGCCTTTTCTTCGTCGGTTTTTCTTTGCTGACGGCGAGATTCCGGCGCTCCGCCTCAGGATTTCCGGTGGTGAAAAGTTGACCTTCATTCTGACGCGTGGGCATGGTCGCTCGGTGGCTTTACACGTGGACGGTGATATGTCCTTTCCTTCTTGACGGTTTCTGCTTGTGGGCTTGGGCCTCAATCGTAATGTAATCTGGATCCGTTTGTTGGGCTTTTGTTGGTCTCTTGTGTAAATTTGGGCTTGGTCTATGTTGGGCTTTGTCCCATTAAATAAAattcagtgaaaaaaaaaaaagacatttctACAACTTTTCAAATATAATCTAGCTGTTGTCATGTGAATCATATATATTACACGCATATAATAGTCTcgtttttaccaaaaaacaaaaatataaatagtctCGTTACGCGGAAGTGCCCGTAATTTAAACACTGGAAAACATATTCAACGTGCTCAAAACATTAAAcaatactattataaaataaaaataattacattttctTAGATACAAAGTTTATTTTACGTTTAAATACCATGCATCTATAGTACTCCATCTCCAtccacaaacaaacaatcaGCCAATCACATTCATAACGTTTACAACAAgtaaaccaacaaaaaaaaacctagaaAACAAAGATGGGTGGCCTTGCGCGGCTCATCGTTTTTATCTCCATGTTTGCCTCCATTACTCTGATGTCAGAAGCCCAATACCTTCTTCCGATCATGAAACACGAACCCTCCAAACAATACTACACCGCCTTCGACATCGGATCCGCCGAGAAGTCTTACGCTACCCTCGTCCTCGATCTCGAAACCAACCTAACGTGGCTCAACTGCCGCGAACTCAAATCTTTATCATCACTCCGCCTCATCACTTGCAAGAGCTCCACCTGCAAGTCCATCCCCGGCAACGGCTGCGACGGAAAATATTGTCTTTTCCGTCAACCAAACCCTCTCGGCAAACCCGTCACCGGCCGTGTCGTTCAAGACAAAGCCACCTTCTCCACTACAGACGGCGGGAGACAGCTCTCCGAAGTCTCTCTACCCCGCTTCACATTTTCCTGCGCCACCCAAGGCCTTTCCCTTCCGTTCGCCGGAGTTCTTGGTCTTTCTCCGGCTGGAGAACTCCCGTTCTGGAGACAGGTGACGAGAGCGTTTAACGTCATCCCGAAGTTCGCTCTCTGCTTGCCTTCTTCTGTTTTCGGCGTAGGTCACTTCTATGTCGGTGGCGTTAACGGCTATATTATCCCGCCGTTCACTGGTAGCAATAATCCCATCCCGATGACTCTGACGCCGTTGAAAAACATTGACTCGGGAAAATATATTATCTCCCCCACGTCAATCTACGTCGACGGAGTACCTTTATCGTTGAACCCAAGTTTGCTTGAAGGCGGAGCAAAGATCAGCACGGTGGTTCCATACACCGTACTACAAACCGATATCTACAATGCTCTTGCTAGTGCATTTACGCTTCAAGCAAAGGTATATTACATAACAagctctttttattttaataatatctacatatatataaatatacaaataacaaaaccattttattttaaatagtttaaatatttaaacaccaaaaaaaactattttagttttgttatctgtgaaaatagttaaatatatatattacacacAAATGACAAATAACATGACTATTTTAATTAATGaactaataaatttgatttttgatattCGATTTGAAATATTTGTGTGTAATAGATTTGCTGATCATACTTGTTTGGATTTAACTATGCTTTTACAGAAAATAGGAATGTCTGAGGTCCCAGGAATGCCTGAGTTCCCAGGTTTTACACCATTTAAAACATGCTTCGATGAAGGCGGTTCCAGAAGGAACGTAGAGGAGTTCATGAACGTGCCGGTGATAGAGATTGGGATGCCAGGGAATGGAAGGGAGGTGAAGTGGAGGTTTCACGGTGCGAACACGGTGGTGAGAGTGTTGGAGACGGTGATTTGTTTGGCATTCGCTGACGGAGGAAAGAAACCTACTGAGCCGATGGTCATTGGGACACATCAGCTTCAAGACTATATGATCGAATTTGATTTGAGCACCACGCGTATGGCTTTTAGTGACTCACTCTTGAGCCATAAGACTAGCTGTTCCGCGTGGCCTTCCCGGAGACAGGATCATTCACACATGATGTTATAAAGATATCGTCTTTGACTATTTCAGCTTTTACTTGTGTtccaataaaaaatttgaataaaatttatcatCAGTTCTTATACAAATCAAGTcatgcaaattttaaaaattgcaagtaatttattttatcttctttttcattATCTACTTCCTACTCTATTTAAACATCAGTCATACTCCATCATCTATCTGATCTcatttttaactaaattaataatctaaaaGCGAATACTAAAAGTTTCCATAATAATAGTTATTTCTTCCATTGGtaataacaaaaatagaatGCTTGTAAATAAACCTACCCAAGGTCCCAATCTTTGCTAGAAAGATACCAAGGACTCTTCACGTGAACGGTAAAGTTTGTGATTATTATATGATACAAATATCACTTCCATTGTAGTTACCATACAACAATCCCTTCTTTGATCGACTTGTTCCCATTTTTTATTAGATACCAAAAACCCACTTACGTTGATCAAAGACAAAGGCACAAGCCCCTACTACACAAGCTTTACAAACTTCCCTCGACGCCAGCGTCTGAAAACCAAAGATCCACTTACGTTGATCAAAGACAAAGGCACAAGCCTCTACTACACAAACCTTAGCGACGGAAACAACTCTCACATCACTCATAGCCTTTCCATAGATCTCAATTAAAGGCGGCTCAGCcgttccttcttttttttatacattttctaatatgttatttttaaactGTGAGATATTCATATAAAAACTTCCAGtgaattctttcaaaaaaaaaaaatttccagtGAAAATGCAGCGAATCATGCATTGGAACAATGCATAGTACGAAAACGTTGacctatttaaaaatcacaccGAAATAGATATATAGCTTTGGCTTCCACGAGatctaaaagaaaattattatatcatGTGTACCATGTGGCCTAGATATCATTGATCGcatacatagttgcattctgTATTTTAACTGCTACTGCCTCGATCGCAAGATAATCTCACATGGGTTCCTTCATATTTTTTGTAGCAACTCTATGTACATTAACCATCTTGCAACCAcaataaatagtaaaaatatatgCACGCTCATGTGAACCATGTGGTCCAGATATCATACATAAACAcaatatgaattttaattacTACTGTCGACAGAAGATCTCATATGGATTCCTACGAATATATTTTTCTAGCTCTGATCATTTACTActcataataataaaatatacctAGTATTTTTTGGTATACTATTTGACAAGACAATtccaattaatatattttagtagatTTTAAATTTCTGTTGTGATTTTAAGATATTTCCCTAAAGTTTATTAGTTTAGTTAAGTACTTATATACCGATTTACATTCTAACTTCTTTAGTTCAttctaaaatcattttaaaagtcATTAAAAAACTCATTTCAAATCTCCCCGAATAAAATTCACTCcgctttaatgtttttattttaggcTTGACCAATACTCGTGGTTTCCTTATTGGGCCAGATTCAAGAAGAAAGGCAAAAGAATCTCAAAACACTTTAACAACATACGAACGATCCATCACGAATTGGTGTCTTTACGACACCAATCTGTTGCAACTGGTCTAAAACGAGAACAAGAAGTGTTATGTCGACGAAGAGAAGAAGTGAAACTAAGCTTCGATGACTGAAGATCAATCTCCACCAAGTTATCCTCCATCTGATACCCTCCAATCACCATCATCTCTCCTCCTTCCACAAACGCCAAACACATCACACCTTTCTCCTTCACAACCACCATCGAATTCCATCCGTAGATTCTCCATCTCCCGCCACTGCTCCCCACCGTTAGATCAATCACTGGAACATCCTCCATCTTAAACCCCTTCTTCACTCTATAACATACCTCGAAAGGAGACACCACCGTCTCTGCTTCGACCATATTCTTCGCGTTGGCCTTGCCTCTGAACTCTTTAACAAAACGTTCGTAGATCGAACGGTGCAAAACGGTGAAAGGAGTCACCGTGCTGAGCTTAGAGACTATCGAACTCTCTAAACGTAACGCCTTTCCATCGATTTCGATAGATTTGACCTCGAAGAAGTATTCATCGGAGGCTTTGTCAGTTATCAG
Above is a window of Brassica napus cultivar Da-Ae chromosome A10, Da-Ae, whole genome shotgun sequence DNA encoding:
- the LOC106433635 gene encoding probable aspartic proteinase GIP2, with protein sequence MGGVTHLIVFVSMFAAIALMSEAQYLLAVTKDEPSKQYYTTVYIGSAAMTSPVNLLLDLGTNLTWLNCRKIKSLSSLRVVTCKSSTCKSIPGNGCDRNTCLYRQPRPLGKNTVVTTGRVVQDNATIFTTEGEQPVHIAPSRRFTFSCAVEKYLQGMAPPIAGVLALSPGEFPFWRQMTSAYNIIPKFSLCLPSSRYGYLFMGTPSLGGKKTVPMTLTPLKIDSGKYLISVTSIYVDRAPLTLDPSLLEGGAQLSTVVPYTVLQTDIYNALAQAFTLKATNIGMTETPEHAPFKYCFEEGASGKNIDVSVMEIGLPGNGKEVKWRFQGANMVERVSETVICLAFVDGGKKPNESMVIGTHQLQDYLIEFDLSTTQMAFSDPLIFHNTNCST
- the LOC111206265 gene encoding gamma conglutin 1-like, producing MGGLARLIVFISMFASITLMSEAQYLLPIMKHEPSKQYYTAFDIGSAEKSYATLVLDLETNLTWLNCRELKSLSSLRLITCKSSTCKSIPGNGCDGKYCLFRQPNPLGKPVTGRVVQDKATFSTTDGGRQLSEVSLPRFTFSCATQGLSLPFAGVLGLSPAGELPFWRQVTRAFNVIPKFALCLPSSVFGVGHFYVGGVNGYIIPPFTGSNNPIPMTLTPLKNIDSGKYIISPTSIYVDGVPLSLNPSLLEGGAKISTVVPYTVLQTDIYNALASAFTLQAKKIGMSEVPGMPEFPGFTPFKTCFDEGGSRRNVEEFMNVPVIEIGMPGNGREVKWRFHGANTVVRVLETVICLAFADGGKKPTEPMVIGTHQLQDYMIEFDLSTTRMAFSDSLLSHKTSCSAWPSRRQDHSHMML